In Deltaproteobacteria bacterium, the genomic window TCTCCGATCCAAAATCGCATCTATGGCAGTCTTGCTCCCTAACTGCGTCATTCCCGCCATTTTTGAAGCACCCTCTTATTCATTAGCTGCATGTAAGCCAATTTTACCACTATCGCAGTCTCCACGATTTCCCCCAAATTTAAGCCTAAGACAAGATGCCGTAGCTGTTTTACACTTTGACATAACTAACTCAGCGGGCCTACCGGTAAACACTACTTTGCCACCATTTTTACCAGCCCCGGGGCCAAGCTCGATCAAATGTTCCGCCTTACAGATAACATCCAGATCGTGCTCTATCATCACCACGGTATTGCCAAGCGCGATTAGGTCGAATGTCACCTTTAACAACTTCTCCACATCTGCCATGTGTAAACCCATTGTCGGTTCGTCCATCACGTAAAGAGTATCGACAGCGCTCCGCATCCCCAATTCTCTAGCAATTTTTAAGCGCTTTGCCTCGCCACCTGATAATGTGTACGTGGGCTGCCCCAAAGTCAAATAGCCAATGCCGAGCGCACTCACGCAATCTAACACCCGCCGAATCTTTGGGTAGTTCTGGAAAATCAACCGGGCTTCGTCCATTGTTTTCTCAAGCAGCTCACCAATAGCAACTCCCTGGAGTCCAATGCTCATTATCGACTCATCGTAGCGAGAGCCTCCACATACTTCGCAAACACTTCGAGCCTCGGGCAAAAAACTCATAGGAATCGTTAAAAACCCTCGTCCCTTACAAGCCGTGCACCTTCCGGCGGCCGTGTTAAAAGAGAACTGACTAGCGCTCCATCCACGCGCCCTCGATTCCGGCAAAGATGCATAAATAGCTCTAATCTCGTCAAACACTCGCAAGAAGGAAGCCGGAGTCGATGCAATACTTCTCCCAATCGGCGTTTGATCGATAATAACTATGCGCCTTATAGCCTCATGGCCTTCAAGCACACATCGAGCTCCCTTGCCATGCCCATTCTTACGGCCATTTCCTGACAAATGAGCTAACATCCGCGGCACTAAGGCTCCATGCACGAGCGAACTCTTCCCTGCTCCCGAGACTCCGGCCACTACCGTTAACCCACACAGCAAGAACTCGGCCGAAATATCTCGGAGATTGTTCACATTTACACTGCTAATTTTTAGAAACTTACTCGCTTGCTTTCCTATCGCCGCGCAAGCAACTATTGAATTACTAAATCCACCCCCACTCTCTGTCTGTAAACGCCTTTCGCGCAACGCCAGCCCGGTAAGCGATCTGCTGTTGTTCTCCAAATCATCAACCATACCAGCAAACACTAACTCGCCTCCTCCAGCGCCGCCAGTTGGACCAATATCGATAACGTGATCCGCTTGTCGAATTGTTCCCTCATCGTGCTCGACCACTACGACTGTATTCCCAATATCTCGCAATGCAAACAACATCGACATGAGCTGAGAATGATCCTTCGGGTGCAGGCCAATTGTCGGTTCATCTAATACATAGCAAACCCCACTAAGTGGCGCTCCTAAGGCACGGGATAATCTTAACCTCTGAGCTTCACCACCAGAAATAGAAGAACTCTCTCGATCGAGTTCCAAATAATCCAAACCCAGTTCGGCTATCATGCCGAGACGGCTCTTTAATTCCAGCATAATGGGCTGAACGAGTGGCTTTAGATTTTCAGAAAATTCAAAAGTGCCTAATAATTTTAGAAGCTGCGGTGCCGTGCACGCAGTTAAGTCATGAATTGCGTATCCATTAACGAAAACATTTCTCCCAATCGCAGCAATTCGCGCTCCATGGCACTTAGCACACAGCTGCTTCGTTCCATCGAGCAACACTTCACCACCCCTTCCTTCGCAGCCTTCGCACTGACCTCGTCGACTGCGGAACGAGAAATCTTGAGGATCGAGTGCACGAAACCCCCTCCTGCATTCGGGGCATACCTTGCTAGTGCTAAATACTCGTACATCCGCCCACTTGTCATCCACAGCGACCTCCAAAACTGAATTACCTAGCAGCAAACATTGGTCGATACCGCTGAGAAGCAAATCATAATTGACACGGCTGCATTTAAGAGACGCTACTAGAAGAGATATCCAGTGCAATTTAGTCTTTTGCAAGCGCAAGTCGGGATAAATAGAAACAACTCTATTGTCAATTTTGGCCTCAGAAATTTCTGCCGCACATGCCCTGTCGAATAATTCACCGTATGTTCCCTTGCGTCCAGACACCACCGGAGCATATAGGAACAACTTCTGCCCCTGAAAACTCCTTAACAGCTCCTCTGCAATGGATTCTTTAGAAAAACCACTTACTGGAACTCCGTGTTCAGGACAGTGCTGAATTCCAACTTTTGCGTAAAGCAGGCGTAAAAATTGATAAACCTCAGTAGTAGTAGCAATCGTCGATACTCCAAGAGGTGGGGCAGTTTTTTGCGAAATAGCTATAGTTGGCGGAAGCGAAGTTAGCTGTGCAACCTCTGGGCGCTCAAGCTGAGTGATGTATTGCCTAGCATACGGAGATAATGAGTCGATGTAGCGCCTCTGACCCTCAGCAAACAAAACGTCAAACGCCAGAGTAGATTTTCCCGAACCGGAAATGCCGGTGATAACGGTGAGTTTATCCTTCGGCACAAAAACGCTTATGTTTTTAAGGTTGTGGTGCTTCACCCCAATTATTCCTATACACTCCTCCTTATTACAATGAACAAGCGCTGAAGATGCCTTGTCGTTTGTCGGCTCATCATTTTTCAGTATGCGATTTCGACACTGCAAAGCCCTAGAGGTGTGCGAATTATGAACAACATCGTTGTCCTCGAGAAAAAGCTGTAGTGGCCCCTCAGCAACCACCTCCCCACCTCCGTCACCACCATCTGGTCCCAAATCTATTATCCAATCTGCGCTAGATATTACATTTAAGTTGTGCTCTATGCATATGACGCTGTGGCCGCTGGATACTAAGGTGCGCAAACTGTTAAGCAGCCGCTTTACGTCGTGGGGATGCAAACCGGTCGTTGGCTCATCTAGCACAAACAACAAGCGTTTTGACGATGATGGCTTTAAGTAGGAAGCCAATTTGAGTCTCTGAGACTCACCACCAGAAAGCTCGCTTAGCGATTGCCCAAGCTGTAGATAGCCGAGTCCTAAATCCAGCAACGGCCTTAAACGCAGCTTTATCTCTTCAGAGCGCCCCTTATCTTCTTCGCTACAAAAAAACGAATCCATATCGCTTAACGTCATGCGCAAAATGTCCACGATATTTTTTCCTGCATAAATAACATCGAGCACAGTTTCCTTAAACCTCAAGCCATTACAAGCTTCGCATGTTACGTAGACATCCGCCAAAAACTGCATCTCAACGCGAATTGCTCCAGCACCCTTGCATTCGGGGCATCTGCCACCCTCGACGTTAAAGGAGAAGGCGCTTTTTCCTAAACCTAAACTCTTGGCCTTATCGGTCTTAGCAAAGCAATCGCGCACCACATCCCACATCTTCGTATAGGTCGCACAATTCGAGCGTGGAGAACGTGCTACGGGGCTCTGGTCTATGCGAATAATATCATCTATCAACTCAAGCCCATCAATCGATCGCGCAACTGCCGATAACCCACCAGATACACTGCTTGCCAGGCCAGCAGACTTAAGCTTTTTACCGGCTGCGCATAAACACTCATCCACTAAGGTTGTCTTGCCCGAACCACTAACACCAGTAACGACAACGAACCTATCCAGAGGAATATCGACATCTATATTTTTTAAGTTATTAGCACGCGCTCCCTTAATCGAGATTCTTTGCGATCGAGCTTCTAACAAACTATTAAAAGATGGCAACTCGCTATCAACTAATGTTGGGGCATCGCCTGCCAATGAAAACAAGTGCTTTGCCGTTAAGGATTTATCACATGTCTGAAAATCCCTTAGAGAACCTTGAAACACTAATGAACCACCTTCGGAACCAGCTCCCGGACCTAAGTCAATCACGCTATCGGCAGCACATATGACATCCTCATCGTGCTCTACTACAATTACAGAATTTCCAGCATCTCGAAGTTGCTTAAGAACCGATAGGAGTCTATCAGTATCCCTGCGATGCAATCCAATTGAAGGCTCGTCGAGAACCACTGTTGTATTGACTAACTGAGATCCTAGTAGAGTCGTAAGATTTGCGCGCTGGCACTCGCCTCCCGATAGTGAGCGAGTTTGTCGATCTAATGTTAAATACCCTAAACCGATGTCGTTTAGATATTTTAACCTGTTAACTACCTCTCGAATAGTAAGTTTGGCAATTTCATCCTGAGCGTGCTTCTCTAATAAGCCTTCAAAAAACAAATAGGACTCGGAGATACTCAACCTCCAAATGTCGTCTATTTTCTTCCCCTCAACACAATAGATTAGTGCCTCTGGCTTTAACCTGCTTCCGTTGCATTTATAGCAGCGCACTTGCGTTCTATAGCGCGAAATAAATACGCGAACGTGCATTTTATAGGATTTGCGCTGAAGTTTGTTAAACCAGGCACAGACGCCATCGAAACCATCTGTTTTTTTTGTTGCAGAAAACAACAAATCCCTATCTTCCTGCGGTAGATGTTGCCAGGGAATTTTCACATTTATGCCACGTCTGGCACAGAATTTTTTTAGTGCTGCAAATTCTCGCGCGGTGGCGTTAGTAGCCCAACAGGAGAGAGCCTTTTCGTTGATGCTTCTAGATGGATCTGGCACGCAAAGCTCGGCATTCACGGCTAAGACCGATCCAAATCCGTTGCAGACATCACAAGCTCCTAGCGGACTATTAAAAGAAAAATGCGCTGGTTTCACATCCCGAAATGAGATCTTACAGGTAGAGCAAAATAGGTGTTTTGAAAAATGCTCCAGTACTAGTGGGGTTAATTGCTTATCGGCGCCGCCTAACAAAACGGTTATTAGGTGTCCGTGCCCAAATTTATAACCCTGCTCTATGCTCTCTATTAGGCGCTGTCGAAGCGCCTTACTAATAGGTTCCTGATTTGCGGCTTCTCTAGATTGCTCAAATATAAGTCTGTCTACAACGACAATTAGCTGCGGATTTAAAATACCATGGCAACGCAAATCGTTGTCGCAAAGGTCATCTAATCGAACGAACTGCCTAGTGCTTTCGCGAAAAAATCTCACAAATCCTTCCACTAAGAGAGTATCGCGCAAAGCGGTAACGCTTACTTCCGCAGTCAACTTCAAGGCAAATGCAATAGCAACGCCGCTAATTTCTTTTTTAACAAACCGCTCAACAATACTTTCGATAATACGTCCTGCCGTATCGCTGGTGACGGACTTCTTGCATGTAGGACAAATAATTGAAGAGTAGTGAGCCCAGATAACTTTTAGATAGTCGTTTATCTCGGTAATGGTTCCTACTGTAGAACGCGAACTAGTAACTCTGTTTCGCTGCTCGAGGGCTATAGCTGGCCTAACCCCGCTCATGCAGTCTAGCTCAGGAGGAGCTAGACGGTCTAAAAACTGCCTAGTATAGGGGCTAAACGTTTCGATATATCGCCTTGCACCCTCGGCATAAATAGTATCAAATGCCAGGGATGATTTGCCGGAACCAGATACGCCAGTAATTGCAACTAGTTCATCATGCGCTATGCACAAATTGAGGTTTTTAAGGTTATTTTGCCTTACGCCGATAAGGTTGAGGTAAGCACCTTTTGCCATTATAATCTTAGCTGCTCTTAGACACTAATCACTTTACTGGACCAATCTTGTCGGTATTTATATTATGACCTTCACTAATTTAAACCCAATACCTAAAATTATCGCGTATATCTTAGCAGTTGCCTATATTGTGACAACCTGTTCCTGCTTAAAAATTGGCTCTCCCATTCCGGCCACCGAGTCGAAATTTAAGCTGAGAAAGGCCGAGGAGTCGAACCTAAAAGTCCAGGCAAACCTCAGGGATATAAAGAGTGCCAACGTCGAGCTTCGCCGTAATGTTAAAGAAATAGAGCAGATTGTGGCAAGGCAAGCTCAAGTAGAATCTCAGATTATGGCGAAGGTAGGACGGCTAAAGTGAAGCTAAATGAGATCGTTGTAAAACATAAGTCAGTGCTAACCGGCGCAATTTGCTGCGTAGCTTTTATTCTCATTGCGATAGCGAATAGCGCAGCCGAGGAACCAGATTGCTCTATGGTTGCTAAAGCCATAAATATCACGAGCAAGTTGAGAGGACTTCACGTAAGAAGAAAGGTTCCATGCAGACTTGAGAATAGAGAGCAGGTTGAAAA contains:
- the uvrA gene encoding excinuclease ABC subunit UvrA is translated as MAKGAYLNLIGVRQNNLKNLNLCIAHDELVAITGVSGSGKSSLAFDTIYAEGARRYIETFSPYTRQFLDRLAPPELDCMSGVRPAIALEQRNRVTSSRSTVGTITEINDYLKVIWAHYSSIICPTCKKSVTSDTAGRIIESIVERFVKKEISGVAIAFALKLTAEVSVTALRDTLLVEGFVRFFRESTRQFVRLDDLCDNDLRCHGILNPQLIVVVDRLIFEQSREAANQEPISKALRQRLIESIEQGYKFGHGHLITVLLGGADKQLTPLVLEHFSKHLFCSTCKISFRDVKPAHFSFNSPLGACDVCNGFGSVLAVNAELCVPDPSRSINEKALSCWATNATAREFAALKKFCARRGINVKIPWQHLPQEDRDLLFSATKKTDGFDGVCAWFNKLQRKSYKMHVRVFISRYRTQVRCYKCNGSRLKPEALIYCVEGKKIDDIWRLSISESYLFFEGLLEKHAQDEIAKLTIREVVNRLKYLNDIGLGYLTLDRQTRSLSGGECQRANLTTLLGSQLVNTTVVLDEPSIGLHRRDTDRLLSVLKQLRDAGNSVIVVEHDEDVICAADSVIDLGPGAGSEGGSLVFQGSLRDFQTCDKSLTAKHLFSLAGDAPTLVDSELPSFNSLLEARSQRISIKGARANNLKNIDVDIPLDRFVVVTGVSGSGKTTLVDECLCAAGKKLKSAGLASSVSGGLSAVARSIDGLELIDDIIRIDQSPVARSPRSNCATYTKMWDVVRDCFAKTDKAKSLGLGKSAFSFNVEGGRCPECKGAGAIRVEMQFLADVYVTCEACNGLRFKETVLDVIYAGKNIVDILRMTLSDMDSFFCSEEDKGRSEEIKLRLRPLLDLGLGYLQLGQSLSELSGGESQRLKLASYLKPSSSKRLLFVLDEPTTGLHPHDVKRLLNSLRTLVSSGHSVICIEHNLNVISSADWIIDLGPDGGDGGGEVVAEGPLQLFLEDNDVVHNSHTSRALQCRNRILKNDEPTNDKASSALVHCNKEECIGIIGVKHHNLKNISVFVPKDKLTVITGISGSGKSTLAFDVLFAEGQRRYIDSLSPYARQYITQLERPEVAQLTSLPPTIAISQKTAPPLGVSTIATTTEVYQFLRLLYAKVGIQHCPEHGVPVSGFSKESIAEELLRSFQGQKLFLYAPVVSGRKGTYGELFDRACAAEISEAKIDNRVVSIYPDLRLQKTKLHWISLLVASLKCSRVNYDLLLSGIDQCLLLGNSVLEVAVDDKWADVRVFSTSKVCPECRRGFRALDPQDFSFRSRRGQCEGCEGRGGEVLLDGTKQLCAKCHGARIAAIGRNVFVNGYAIHDLTACTAPQLLKLLGTFEFSENLKPLVQPIMLELKSRLGMIAELGLDYLELDRESSSISGGEAQRLRLSRALGAPLSGVCYVLDEPTIGLHPKDHSQLMSMLFALRDIGNTVVVVEHDEGTIRQADHVIDIGPTGGAGGGELVFAGMVDDLENNSRSLTGLALRERRLQTESGGGFSNSIVACAAIGKQASKFLKISSVNVNNLRDISAEFLLCGLTVVAGVSGAGKSSLVHGALVPRMLAHLSGNGRKNGHGKGARCVLEGHEAIRRIVIIDQTPIGRSIASTPASFLRVFDEIRAIYASLPESRARGWSASQFSFNTAAGRCTACKGRGFLTIPMSFLPEARSVCEVCGGSRYDESIMSIGLQGVAIGELLEKTMDEARLIFQNYPKIRRVLDCVSALGIGYLTLGQPTYTLSGGEAKRLKIARELGMRSAVDTLYVMDEPTMGLHMADVEKLLKVTFDLIALGNTVVMIEHDLDVICKAEHLIELGPGAGKNGGKVVFTGRPAELVMSKCKTATASCLRLKFGGNRGDCDSGKIGLHAANE